The Halogeometricum borinquense DSM 11551 region ATGGAACGCTGGTGACGGTCGGCACGGGGAATTCTCTCCATCGCTTCTGTTTGCCAATCGGGACACCGTGCGAAGGACAGTGTCTGAGAAGGACCCCCGAGACGGAAAAAGCGATACTGAGCGAGTCGGAACCGTTCAGAGGACGTTGCGGTACTCCAGTTCGCCGTCGAAAGCGCGTCCGAGGATCGTCTCGATATCCTCTTGGCGCGTTTGTCGTGGATTGCCGGTGAGACTCCCATCGTTGAGCGCGTTCGCTGCGAGTTCCGGAATGGCGTCGCGCTCGGCGTCGGTGTCTGCCAACGTCTCTGGTATTCGGACGCTGTCGCCGAGTTCGCGCGCTGCACGGACTGCTTTGTAGGCTTCACGCCGGACGGGAGCGTTGTGGTCGATGTCCTCGCCGAGGCGCTCGGCGACGGCGACAAACTTCTCGGGTACCTGCGGGAGATTGTACTCCATCACGTAGGGAAGGACGATGGCGTTGATGAGTCCGTGAGGGACGCCGAACTTCCCACCGACCTGATGAGAGATGGCGTGGACGGCACCCAGCCCGGCCCCGTTGAAGGCCATCCCGGCCTGTGAGGAGGCTCTGGCCATCTTCCCGAGCGCTTCGTCGTCGCCACCGCGGTACTCGACCGCGCGCGGAAGGTACTTGCCAACCTTCTCGATGGAGTCCAGTGCGAGCGAGGAAGTCTGACTCTGAGCTTTGATCGAGACAAACGCCTCGATGGCGTGAGTCAGCACGTCCATTCCGGTCGCGGCCTTGACCGGTGCGGGCGCGCTGGCGGTGAGTTGTGGATCGATCAGCGCGAGATCGGCCAGTAGTTCCACGTCACCGATCTCCTCTTTGATGTCAGTCTCGCTGTCGCGGACGATACACCAGTGACCGACCTCGCTCCCGCTGCCGGACGTGGTTGGCATGTAGATGGTCGGCGGCGTGTCGTATTCGACGTTGCTGACGCCCTCGTAGTTGAGGATGTGACCGCCGTTGGTTGCGAGGATGGAGGCGGCCTTCGCGGTGTCCATCGACGAGCCGCCGCCGATGCCGATGAGCATGTCTGCGTCTGCCTTGTCGTACATCTCGGCGGCCTCGTGAACGACGGTGTCGGTCGGATCGGGAACGACACCGTCGAAGACGGCGTAGTCTTTCCCGGCGTCTTCGATGGCGTCGAGAACGGGGTCGAGGACACCCGCAGCGCGGACGCCTTCGTCGGTTACGATGAGTGCGCGCTCGGCACCGAACGATTCGAGGTACGTACCCGTCTCGGCTGCTGTGCCGTGCCCGAACAGGATGCGGTTCGGGACGTTCCACATGTGGCTGTTTTGAGTCATGGTATCGTTGCTCCCGGTCGTGACAGTGGACCGGCAGTATCTGTCTAGTAGACATCGCTTCCGGGCATACCGATTCTGCCACACACCTGCGAGCGTTTAAGTACGCTGTGAAAATGAGGATCGAAGTCAACCGTCCTCGTCCAGTGGGTAGAGCGGACGAGAGACGTGTTCGTAGTCGAATTGGGTGAGGTCAGGATGACACAGCCCCGGTGCTGCAACCTCACGGATAGCGCCAGCCATCGGCTCGAATGCGGCGCGGTAGTGGACCGTACTCTTGAGAACGAGAACGCGCTGGCGTTCGGGTGTGATGCCCATCCTTCGGAAGGCTTCGGGGTCGTAGGGTTGCTGGCGGTGCGAGCCAACGATGACATCGATGCCGTCGATCTCTAGGACTGCGGTGCGACCGAGGTTCACTCGGAGACCACGAGACATCGGTCCATAATTCCGGTACGAGCCGTCGGAAATGAGTCGAACCCTCCCCTCAACTGCGAGCGGGTCACCGTTGTCCTCGATGTGGCCGCCGAGATCGACGGCGACAGTGTTTCCAACGCCGGCCTCGACCGCAGCGGCAACGGCGTCAGGGTCAACGATGAGCGCGAGCGCGGCGTCTTCGATTCCTGCGTCGAGCAGTGATTCGAGGATGAACGTCCCGTCCTCGGCGCTGCCGCCGCCGGGGTTGTCCGCGAGGTCGGCGAGCAGAAGTGGGCCGCCCTCGGTGTCGGCGTCCCAGTTGGCAGCCGCTTCGACAGCATCACCGACGCTGGTGTAGTCGTGGTCGAACTCGTGGCGGCGCTCGTAGGCCGATTCGGCCAGCGCCTTGCAGGTCGCTCGCGTCTCTTCTGCGACGTGCGTGTCGCTCACGCCGACGACCGAGAAACCGGCCTCTTCGACGTCGGCGTAGGCGAATCCACCGAAGACGGAGACGTCGGGTCGGAACTTCGCCTCGCTGGCGGCTGCCTGCTGGAGCAGCGATTCCATCGGCTCGATATCGGTCTGTAGCGGCGGGAGCGGCGGCAGGAGAGGGGCACGCTCGACGACAACCTGCGGGTCGAGGTCGCCCGAGAGCGTCGCGGCCATTGCCCGGGCTGCTGTTTCGCCCGTGTCGCCGATATCGACGTGTGGATAGGTATCGTAGCCGAACAGCCCGTCGGCGTGTTCGACCATCCGCTCGGAGATGTTCGCATGCAAGTCGAGACTGGCCATCACGGGGATGTCGCCCGCGGCCTCGCGGACGCGTTCGAGGATGTAGCCATCACCGTCGGGGTGGTCCTCGCTGACCATCGCGCCGTGCAGCGCTAGCAGGACGGCGTCCGGTTCGGATTTCTCGATACCCGTGAGGACCTCATCTAACAGGGAGGAGAGCGCATCTGCCGTGACGATGCCGCCCGGCGTCGCGTCGGCGGCGACGGTCGGGACAACGTTCCAGTTCTTTTCGTCGGCGACGCGGAGGAACCCGCCGATAGCGGTGTTGGAGCCGCGGAACTCCGGCGGAATCGTGTCACCGTAGTGTAGCGACGCGTCAGCGAACTGGTCGATTCCGGTCGGGAGCGACGAGAACGTGTTCGTCTCGTGTTCGATCTGCCCGAGAACGACGGTGGGGTCGCTCATCGGTAGCCTGCACCCATGTCACCGTGTTCGACTACCACGCTATTGACCGTGGTGAACGCTTCCACGCCTTCGAGGCCGCCCTCGCGTCCGATTCCGGACCGCTTGTTGCCGCCCCACGGACTCTGGGGCATCGAGACGGGGAAGGTGTTGACCGCAACCAGGCCGTGATCGAGTCGGTCGGCGTACCGGGTTGCGTCGAGGCTGCCGGTCCAGAGGCTGGCCGCCAGCGCGAAGTTCGAATCGTTGGCCAGTTCGATGGCCTCCTCGACGGAAGAAACTGTGATGACAGAGAGGACTGGACCGAAGATTTCCTCCTGTGCGATGCGCATGTCGTTGGTTACGTCGTCGAAGACAGTCGGTTCGAGGAAGTTTCCATCCGCGAGTTCGGGGTCGTCGGGACGCTTGCCACCGGTGAGAAGCGTCGCGCCCTCTTTCTTTCCCACCTCGATGTAGTTCAGCATGTCCTCTAGGGCATCCTCGGATATGACCGCACCCATGTCTGTTTCTGGGTCCGTTCCGGGACCGAGCGTGATTGCCTCAGCCTGTGCGACGATTTCATCGACGACCTCCTCTTTGATGTCCTCGTGGACGATGAGCCGAGATTGGGCGACGCAGTTCTGCCCGGTGTTCGAGAAGATACCGGTGGCGACGCCGACGGCGGCGTTCTTCGGATCCGCATCCGGAAGGACGATTGCCGGCGCTTTCCCGCCGAGTTCGACGTCAACCGGGATGATATGCTTCGCGGCGGATTCCAGAACGTGCTGGCCGACCATCGTCGATCCCGTGAAGCTGATGGCGTCAACGTTGGCGTTGTCGGACAGCTCCCCGCCGACCTCGCTCCCCGGGCCTGAGAGGAGGTTCACGACGCCGTCGGGGAACTCCTCGACCAAGAACTCGCCGTACCACATCGTCGTGAGCGGGGCCTGACTCGGCGCTTTAGCCACGACAGTGTTGCCCGTTGCTAGTGCGGCGGCGATGGACCGCGAGCCTAAGAGGAGTGGGTAGTTCCACGGAACGATGTGGGCGGTGACTCCGTAGGGGACACGTTTTGTGTAGTTGAACCGGTTCGACGGGGTTGGGACCGTATCGCCGCGCACTTTGTCCGTGACGCCCGCGTAGAAGCGGAACTGCGCGACGGTTTCGGCCACTTCTCCTTCAGCAGTGGCGAGACACTTGCCGGTCTCTCGGCTCAGTAGCTCTGCGATTTCGTCGGCTTCGTCTTCGATCCGATCCGCGACGGCGGCGAGCGGTGCCGACCGCTCACTGGGATCACTGTATCGCCACTCGCGTGCCGCCCGCTGAGCGGCCTCGATTGCGTCGGCCGTCTGCGCTGCCGTCCCGCTTGCGACCGTCCCAAGTACGTCGCCCGTCGCCGGGGCGTCTACCGACAAGCGCTCTTCGGTATCCACCGCTGCACCGTCTATCAGCAGTCCGTAGTCCATGCCAAACAACGACACGCCGTCGGCCCTAAGCCTTCTCTGGGTGATTTGGGAGTGTTTAAGTATTGACGACTGTCTCGGTCCCACAGTACAGTCAGTATCTGACTCCTCCACTCACCGTACTGGCTCAATCTGACGTGACCGGGCCTGACCCGCTCTGACCCGATCTGATTTGACCCTGCCAGACTGACCGACTCGGCCACTCATAATGACAGATAATATCTCACATAAAAGCCGTCGCAAATCTACGGGCCAAGGGTTACTACCCGTGGAATGACTGTATGAGCTATGATGGCTTCTACCAAGGAGTTCGACACCATCCGGCTGGTCTGGACCGACCTGAACGGCGTCGCTCGGGGCATCTCGATCCCGGCGTCAGAACTGGATAACGCGGCCGAAGAAGGCGTCGGGTTCGCAAACGGCGTCGCCGAACTCACGCTCGAACCTGGGCTGCTCGATGATCCAAAGTACGGCCCTCAGCACGGGGATATGATGGCTGTGGCCGACCTCGATTCGGTGACGCCGCTATCGTGGCACGAGAACATGGCCGCCGTCTTCACTGACCTGACCACGGTGGACGGCAAGCGGTTCGATCTCTGTCCCAGAAGCGCACTCAAGTCCGTCGTCGAAGATGTCCGCGACGCGGGCTTTGAACCCTTCGTCGGCGTCGAAACGGAGTTCTCGCTGCTCGCACCGGACGACGACAACGGCTGGGTCCCGTTCAACTACCGCTGTTCGTACGATATGGACGCGCTCGACCAGAGCGCTGACCTGATGCACGCTTGGTCAGATGCGATGAACGCCGGCGGCTACAACGTTCTCGGTATCCATCAGGAGTCTCAGCCCGGCCAGTACGAGGTTAACATCGAGTACGACGACGCGGTTACGACCGCCGACGGGGTCATGTTCTTCCGGCATATGGTGAAGGCGCTCTCGCGGAACGAGGGGCTGAAGGCGACGATGATGCC contains the following coding sequences:
- a CDS encoding glutamine synthetase family protein, translated to MMASTKEFDTIRLVWTDLNGVARGISIPASELDNAAEEGVGFANGVAELTLEPGLLDDPKYGPQHGDMMAVADLDSVTPLSWHENMAAVFTDLTTVDGKRFDLCPRSALKSVVEDVRDAGFEPFVGVETEFSLLAPDDDNGWVPFNYRCSYDMDALDQSADLMHAWSDAMNAGGYNVLGIHQESQPGQYEVNIEYDDAVTTADGVMFFRHMVKALSRNEGLKATMMPRPHSGEDANGLHYHLSLWDGDENCFAGGDDAEDLQFPAGKHPHGAGISDTARYFMGGLLEHMKALTAVCAPTVNSYKRLIPGIWAPVNIAWGPDNRSTVLRLPPELGPATRIEHRVTDSAANPYLSMAATLAAGLDGIENEIDPGEGTLSNAYEEDYENLPRTLPGALAHLENDAVLRDALGEDLVSEFVKLKRDEFDRYQNHVTDWEREEYRDEF
- a CDS encoding aldehyde dehydrogenase family protein, with amino-acid sequence MDYGLLIDGAAVDTEERLSVDAPATGDVLGTVASGTAAQTADAIEAAQRAAREWRYSDPSERSAPLAAVADRIEDEADEIAELLSRETGKCLATAEGEVAETVAQFRFYAGVTDKVRGDTVPTPSNRFNYTKRVPYGVTAHIVPWNYPLLLGSRSIAAALATGNTVVAKAPSQAPLTTMWYGEFLVEEFPDGVVNLLSGPGSEVGGELSDNANVDAISFTGSTMVGQHVLESAAKHIIPVDVELGGKAPAIVLPDADPKNAAVGVATGIFSNTGQNCVAQSRLIVHEDIKEEVVDEIVAQAEAITLGPGTDPETDMGAVISEDALEDMLNYIEVGKKEGATLLTGGKRPDDPELADGNFLEPTVFDDVTNDMRIAQEEIFGPVLSVITVSSVEEAIELANDSNFALAASLWTGSLDATRYADRLDHGLVAVNTFPVSMPQSPWGGNKRSGIGREGGLEGVEAFTTVNSVVVEHGDMGAGYR
- a CDS encoding iron-containing alcohol dehydrogenase family protein: MTQNSHMWNVPNRILFGHGTAAETGTYLESFGAERALIVTDEGVRAAGVLDPVLDAIEDAGKDYAVFDGVVPDPTDTVVHEAAEMYDKADADMLIGIGGGSSMDTAKAASILATNGGHILNYEGVSNVEYDTPPTIYMPTTSGSGSEVGHWCIVRDSETDIKEEIGDVELLADLALIDPQLTASAPAPVKAATGMDVLTHAIEAFVSIKAQSQTSSLALDSIEKVGKYLPRAVEYRGGDDEALGKMARASSQAGMAFNGAGLGAVHAISHQVGGKFGVPHGLINAIVLPYVMEYNLPQVPEKFVAVAERLGEDIDHNAPVRREAYKAVRAARELGDSVRIPETLADTDAERDAIPELAANALNDGSLTGNPRQTRQEDIETILGRAFDGELEYRNVL
- a CDS encoding M81 family metallopeptidase, which codes for MSDPTVVLGQIEHETNTFSSLPTGIDQFADASLHYGDTIPPEFRGSNTAIGGFLRVADEKNWNVVPTVAADATPGGIVTADALSSLLDEVLTGIEKSEPDAVLLALHGAMVSEDHPDGDGYILERVREAAGDIPVMASLDLHANISERMVEHADGLFGYDTYPHVDIGDTGETAARAMAATLSGDLDPQVVVERAPLLPPLPPLQTDIEPMESLLQQAAASEAKFRPDVSVFGGFAYADVEEAGFSVVGVSDTHVAEETRATCKALAESAYERRHEFDHDYTSVGDAVEAAANWDADTEGGPLLLADLADNPGGGSAEDGTFILESLLDAGIEDAALALIVDPDAVAAAVEAGVGNTVAVDLGGHIEDNGDPLAVEGRVRLISDGSYRNYGPMSRGLRVNLGRTAVLEIDGIDVIVGSHRQQPYDPEAFRRMGITPERQRVLVLKSTVHYRAAFEPMAGAIREVAAPGLCHPDLTQFDYEHVSRPLYPLDEDG